In Stieleria varia, one genomic interval encodes:
- a CDS encoding pseudouridine synthase: protein MPRDSSAPDPQNRPDQNRPAAPNRRKAAAAKATHAAAAKQSGPLRLQRLLASAGYGSRRQCEELIEEGRVDIDGAVVTQMGTTVDPETQKVHVDGVLLRKQKLVYYAVNKPDGVLSTNRDPQGRPRVVDLVPKSERVFPVGRLDRSSTGLMLLTNDGELAQQLTHPKYGVRKVYRVTVAGKVENETMRTMRQGMYISDGFVQVEGAKVLKSRARATEMEIVLREGKNREIRRILARLGHKVQSLTRIAIGPLRLGDLPPGAHRLLGRDEVQKLHLAVQRSKAEALAEAEQAEKDRGGKKRSTKKKAGKAYGSASARSSGNDSKGFGKGTSKGFNKGPRKGAGKGGRRLESDSASEFLPTEAKTRGSVIGGEGDSVESTDRPKTSRRKSVARSNRTTGSGGPKTRGAKKGGASRTRSTKKAGGKPSGKPSNKPSGFGRSKSTGGRSSRGDAPAAQRGKKKPGRKRG, encoded by the coding sequence ATGCCCCGCGATTCATCGGCTCCTGACCCTCAAAACCGTCCCGATCAAAACCGTCCAGCAGCCCCCAACCGACGCAAAGCCGCCGCTGCGAAAGCCACCCATGCAGCGGCAGCAAAACAGAGCGGTCCGCTGCGTCTGCAACGACTGCTGGCATCTGCCGGCTACGGCAGCCGACGCCAGTGTGAGGAGTTGATCGAAGAGGGGCGCGTCGACATCGACGGCGCTGTCGTCACTCAAATGGGGACGACCGTTGACCCTGAGACGCAAAAGGTGCACGTCGATGGCGTGCTGCTGCGTAAACAAAAGCTGGTGTACTACGCGGTCAATAAACCCGACGGCGTCTTGAGCACCAACCGCGATCCGCAAGGCCGACCTCGCGTGGTTGACTTGGTCCCCAAGAGCGAACGCGTCTTTCCCGTGGGACGACTGGACCGTAGCAGCACAGGGCTGATGCTGCTGACCAACGACGGTGAACTTGCGCAGCAACTGACGCATCCCAAGTACGGTGTCCGAAAGGTCTATCGCGTTACGGTGGCGGGCAAAGTCGAGAACGAGACGATGCGGACGATGCGCCAAGGGATGTACATCTCCGACGGATTTGTGCAAGTCGAAGGTGCAAAGGTACTCAAGTCACGCGCCCGGGCCACGGAGATGGAGATCGTTCTCCGCGAAGGAAAGAATCGCGAAATCCGGCGGATCTTGGCTCGCTTGGGCCACAAGGTTCAATCGCTGACTCGAATCGCCATCGGACCACTGCGTTTGGGCGATTTGCCTCCGGGTGCGCATCGTCTGCTAGGACGTGACGAAGTTCAAAAACTGCACTTGGCTGTCCAACGCAGCAAAGCGGAAGCGTTGGCCGAAGCCGAGCAAGCAGAGAAAGATCGCGGCGGAAAGAAACGAAGCACCAAAAAGAAGGCGGGCAAAGCTTACGGCTCGGCGTCAGCCAGATCGTCCGGAAACGACAGTAAAGGATTCGGCAAAGGAACCAGTAAAGGATTCAACAAAGGCCCACGAAAGGGAGCCGGAAAAGGGGGACGCCGATTGGAGTCGGATTCCGCCAGCGAGTTTCTGCCGACCGAGGCCAAGACCCGCGGGTCGGTCATCGGCGGCGAAGGTGACTCGGTTGAATCAACGGATCGTCCCAAGACATCGCGTCGAAAATCTGTCGCTCGATCCAATCGCACGACGGGCTCTGGTGGTCCCAAGACACGCGGAGCCAAGAAAGGCGGTGCGTCTCGAACTCGATCGACGAAGAAAGCGGGTGGCAAACCCAGCGGCAAACCCAGTAACAAACCCAGCGGATTCGGTCGCTCGAAATCTACCGGTGGACGTTCCTCCCGCGGTGACGCGCCGGCAGCTCAGCGAGGCAAGAAGAAACCGGGACGCAAACGAGGTTAG
- a CDS encoding dihydroorotate dehydrogenase electron transfer subunit, producing the protein MSKLHAEYYADDLIQAESPILEHELVARSTYRLRVANAPLAARVIPGQFVMIRLSGVDSPLIGRALAVYDVIHDDDGPSAIDLVYLKKGTFTTACAESALGTKVTLWGPLGNGFSNRPCDTLIMAAGGIGQTPMLVLGREALGEQSFGRENAWAKRVELIYGARTGELLAGVDDFRSAGFDITLCTDDGSVGMQARVPDVLAKRLGEARPGETIRVVTCGPEIMMEKVAQACLSAGVDCQVSMETPMACGIGICFSCVAKVRQDGPEQWDYKRTCVEGPIFNADEIVW; encoded by the coding sequence ATGTCCAAGCTGCACGCCGAATACTACGCCGACGATTTGATCCAAGCAGAGTCGCCGATTCTGGAGCACGAACTCGTCGCTCGATCTACTTATCGACTGCGAGTCGCCAACGCCCCGCTCGCCGCGCGAGTGATCCCCGGTCAATTCGTGATGATTCGACTCAGTGGTGTCGATTCACCGCTGATCGGTCGTGCCTTGGCGGTATACGATGTGATTCACGATGACGATGGACCCTCAGCCATCGACTTGGTCTATCTCAAAAAGGGCACCTTCACCACCGCATGTGCGGAAAGTGCGCTCGGCACCAAAGTCACATTGTGGGGGCCGCTGGGAAACGGTTTTTCCAATCGCCCCTGCGACACCTTGATCATGGCCGCCGGTGGAATCGGTCAAACACCCATGCTGGTGCTTGGTCGCGAAGCACTCGGGGAGCAATCGTTCGGACGCGAGAATGCTTGGGCCAAACGGGTGGAGCTGATTTACGGTGCGCGAACCGGTGAGTTGCTTGCCGGAGTCGATGACTTTCGCAGTGCCGGGTTTGACATCACGCTGTGCACCGATGACGGTTCGGTCGGCATGCAGGCTCGTGTGCCCGACGTCCTGGCCAAGCGATTGGGCGAAGCTCGCCCAGGTGAAACGATCCGCGTGGTGACCTGCGGCCCTGAGATCATGATGGAAAAGGTCGCTCAAGCTTGTTTGTCCGCTGGCGTTGACTGCCAGGTCTCGATGGAAACGCCGATGGCATGCGGCATCGGGATTTGTTTCTCCTGTGTCGCCAAAGTGCGTCAGGACGGCCCCGAGCAATGGGACTACAAACGCACGTGCGTCGAAGGACCGATCTTCAACGCAGACGAAATCGTTTGGTGA